The following nucleotide sequence is from Drosophila takahashii strain IR98-3 E-12201 chromosome 3L, DtakHiC1v2, whole genome shotgun sequence.
ATTCATGGAGGATGTGATGCTGCCAGTCGGTTCGGTAATGCAAGACAAACCCATCTTTACATCCGTCGCATCCATGGCATTCTCCTCGTGAAACAGCTGCTCATTATCGCTTTCGTCTAGGTTAATAATTGGAGCTGGAGGCAGTGGTACATGGAtcacatcatcatcgtcatcggaGGATGGGCTGCTCTCCGCCAGATCCACGAATTCCACCGGCGTGGATTGCTGCTTGCGCTGCTTTTTATTCAACTGAGCCTGCTTGGATTTCTGCTTTTTGCCTATCAGGCGCTGCATCTGCTCCAGCTTTCGATTGGCCTTGCCAAAGGGTCCCGGTTCTGGTTTCGGTTGCTTATTtttctgctgctgcaactgctgcttGTTTTGCTGCGGTTTGTTCTGCTGCTTTTTGGGCGGGCAGTTCGGTGGGATGGCCACTAGAAGCCGCTGGTCGAAACGCTCCTCCTCGTAGGCCTCCTGATTAACTTTGGTGGGTGTGCTTGGTTGCGGTTTTGATTGTTGTACTACTACTGGCGACTGTTTGGGCGACAGCTTCTTCTGCtgattttgttgctgttttggCTTCtgattttgctgctgcttgggctgctgtttctgttgctgttttGCCTGTTGTTTAGGCTGCTGGTTTAACTGCTGCTTTGTCTGCtgattttgctgctgctttgcCTGTTGATTTTGCTGCTGTTTTGGTGGCTGGTTTGTTGCCTTCGCTTGGTTGGGCGTTCCCTTTTTGGGCGTCAGCATGGGGCTTTTGTCCTTCGGCTTTTCAGCCTCCTTGGGCGATGGAGAGGGAGTCACTTCAGCAGCTAAAATAAGATatccataaatattaaataatatttttataatttgttttctagTTTAATTCctggaaaatttaaaataatatataaaattgtaagCCTTTTTCTAGATAagtttatttgcttattttctGGGACTAACATCCCCTCAATcgtttgtataaaaataaaaaaattccttCAGCAGCTAGAATAAGATatgcataaatattaaattatatttttataatttttttctagtTTAATTCCAGGAAAACTTTCTAAGCTTTTCTCTAGATAAGTTTATTCGCTTATTTTCGTTGATTGACAActtacaaataattatttaaatttgtatacccttatATTTGGTAATAAAATACCCCTAATccttatttgtttttacagaAAACCTTTAAGCCAATTGATAGGTAGGTTTTTTAATTTGAGGACACTTTTTAATACCACGGTGGGTTGAGCATAAGACTGAGACGGGCATTGGACATGTCCACCCCCTCCACGTCGTTTAGTTTATAGCCTTGAAGGGCCAAATCCGTCAGTTGCGACTCGCTGATGTGAAATAGGACAAAGGCCTCGGCCAGCAGATCGGATCGATTGGGCCACAAAAGGATCCGCACTGCGGTGCGAAACTCGTCGATGGCCTCCCTGATCAGCTGGTGAGCTTCGGACAGGTTCGCCAATGGCATCATCTGGCCCAGCTCCGATTGCTTGGTCTGCTCCTTGAGGGCCAGCTCCAGTTGCCTGACCAACCGCATGAAGACGAAGCGTCGATAGCGTTCCTCGAAATGCTGGCGCGGCAAGTCGTAACGACTCATTTCGCGTCGCACCAGGGCGGAAATAATAAAGCCATCCACGCAGGAGCCCAGAACACTCACGGAGGCCATCAGTACGATCCCGGACAGCAGGTACTCCACGAGCCGCTGGTCCAGCTCCTCGCGCCAGAAGAACAGATCTCGGCCGTGCTGCACCAGTTGGTAGTGGAGCAGGCACACAATGCAGACCAGGTCAAGAGTGGCCAGGGCCAGGGTGCAGTGGTTGAAGTGACCCAGCCGCCGGTGGAGCACTCGCAGGCAGCGACTGAGGATGCAGGTCATCATTGGGAATTTACGGGGAATTTTGAAGGCAAGCCAacgaaaaatttgtttgaaaattaCTAAAGAAACCTAGAGCCCAAAGCCAGTGTGATTGGCGCTAAATGGGGTCTATTTATAAAGAGGTTTCATACAagaaaaggacaaaatggGTTCCATTTATTCTTAAACTACGCTAAATTCTTGTATTTAATTACCTCAGATAAGAGTTTTCCTTTAATAACAGCTCGTGAAGTCATAATTAAGATCATTTCGACCTTGAATAGAACCTTTAAAAGGAGGTATTGCACAAGGAAATGACAAAATTGATTCAATTTACTCCTAAACCAAGCTAAATTCTTGTATTTAATTACCTCAGATAGGAATTGTCCTATAATAGCAGCTCGTTAAGTCATAATTAAGATCATTTCGACCTTCAAAACGTTTTATAAAAGGTTATTATTAACTTAGGGTGGTATTTTTGAATAgggcattttaaaaattaaattattaaatcgaTCAGCAAACGCTTGGATGTTTAAAACGAAATGGAAACCAAAACATGGTGATAACattatcaaaattaaatttaaaagttcatTCCAGGGACCATACAGAAGACTTATTTTGGATAAACTTTATTGAGATTTTGTTTctggtaaatattatttttaatatttatttatttttactttactATCTATACAGATTTCTTAGAAGTCGAAAGAAAAttgtatgtaaaaaaaaaatattgtattattattaaatattcggTATAGATGAAATTGCCCAATCTTCATATGGTATATATGAATACAAGGTATGTTTATAAGTTATGCAGAGAAATAGTTAAGATTGCCTCTCACCTGGGATTGTTTTGTTTGGGATCGCCTGCTGTTCCTCTGCCCGAACCACCTGCCCCTGCCCCTCGACTTCCGCTCCCTCCGCCCAGTAGCGTGGCTTcagcttgttgttgttgttgatcaCTCGCGTTCCACTGACGAATCGGTGGCCAGGCTTCGGGTGCTCCTGCTGCGGAGGCGGTGGCATGCTCCTGGCATCCTGGTCGCTGGGTGACTCCATCGCAGGCGGACCAACGGCACTCGGGTCGTCTGTTCCATCGCTGTAGTGAATCGAGGCATAGAGAATCGATTCCAACTCGTTCAGCCGCTCGCTGTCCATCTCCTCAAGCTGCGGGATTAGGGAACATGACAATGGGTCGAATTTCGGGTATTAGGGCCAGCACTCACATCACTCATATTGCGCGTCTTTgttttcctttgcttttgatttatttttcttgcgcattgataaaaaagtaatataaagaaaagaaaagagagCACGTTGACTAGTGGTGAGCAAATCGGGAAGGGAAGGCAATCGAAACAGTGGTGGCAGTCTAGCTATCGAAAGTTGTGACTATCGAATGGAAACAAAAATTAGTTGGTaggtaaaaattaatttaaaaacatttatttactcTTGCTGTTATATGAGTATTAACGAATTATaagttattaatataaaacccatataaatatgcattttttttttttaaatttgaatgttatttcctaaatattttattttacaaattgtttgaagtcttttttttaaatataaattacaatttccAAACACATTATTTCAGttgattttcgtttttttctgtacatgtttttttaaatcgaaattaaaaTCTCCCtcccaattatttattttcagattcGATAGTTGAAATCCCCCTATCGATAGTGGGCTGCCAAGCGATTACGATAACTAGAGGAGCAACCCTAGCTGCCGGGCCACGTACAATTTGCGACCAAAAATAACAAGAAGAAATtaaagctaaaaaacaatgtaAGTGAGCCGGTAATGTGACAAACTGAGAGCTAATTTAACTATACACGACCCTTTCAGTATGGATGTGATGCAGCGCTACGTTTCGCCCGTGAACCCGGCCGTTTTCCCCCACCTCGCCACCGTGCTCCTGGTCATCGGAACTTTCTTCACCGCCTGGTTCTTCATCTTCGTGGTGTCCCGGAAGAGCGCCAAGGAGAGCACTCTGATCAAGGAGCTGCTGATCAGCCTGTGCGCCTCGATCTTCCTGGGATTCGGCATTGTTTTCCTGCTCCTAACCGTCGGTATTTACGTATGAGATATATAATAGGCAACGACCATTCCGCATAGAAATAAACTAGAGATCTGATCGTGGGCGTGAACGTACATGAGGCCTTCTTTTTATTAAGGTTTGATTTGTAATTCCATTTTCAAAGATTCAATTTGCGCTTAAAACAATATcgaatatacatacatatatattatgcTAACATATAAATCGTCTAAACGTGCAACCCGTCGAATAAGAAATGGCCATTCTATCCGGCCAGTCCGGCCTTTTGTCTGCACTTCTGCATGGTGGCCCGCAGGATGAACTGTTTCCGGGACAGCTGGCGCACGTGCTTGAGGAAGGTCTCCAGGTCGATGACCCCGCCGCGGAGTCCCTCGCCCAGATAATAGATGGCATCCTCGGTGGCAGCCTCGTCGGCATAGGCATTGAGTAATCTGAGGGTttacattttcatatttataatcTCAAGATGATAATTCGCAACTTACTGTCGGTACAAAGGCGCCGTGGTGGTCACCGCCTCGTCGGGATCGATGGCCTCGGCGCTCTCCAGTGTCTCCAGGCTCTTCTCCAGTTCCTGCTCCTTGTCCTTCAGCACACTGATGTTCTTCTGCAGATCAACCTGTTCGCGCTCGAGTCGCGATATAATGGTGTCGATCTTAGAACTGCCCTCGACCAGCTCCTGCTTGGTGCGATTGAGGGTTTCGATCTCGGCCTGATACTGATTAACCTTCTCCTGGATGCGACGGCGCAGCTTGTCCTCCACGGCGCTGATTAGTGATGCTTTGATGTGCTCCTCGGTTATGGTGCCCGTGGAGCTGGGATTGGAGGGGTTCTAGGGGAGAACAGAACGGTTAGAGGGTTTATATTTCATGGTTACAGGTTTATATCCTACATATCCTCCTGCTGGTGGGTAGCCAGCGCCCCCTGGTTGCGGGAAATTCATGTAGGGCGGATAGCCGGAGGGCCCAGCTGGTCCAGCGCCTGCCGGTGGATACGGTCCGAAGTTGGAGCCCGTGGGATACGGCGGAAAGTTGCCGCCACCAGCTCCGCCAGCAGTGGGATAGGGCAGAAAAGAATTGCTGCCACCAGGTCCACCTGGCTGAGGCATAAAAGctgaagaaaataatataaaatattaattttacagaTGAAATATAGATATAAAACCCCTCACTTACAGTTTGTGGGATATGGCGCTGCGATTTGTTCCTTGGGCTTCGAGTAAACCGGCGGATGATCGCCGAAGGTGACGATCATCACCTGGATGAGGGACAGAAGGTCGGAGGAGTGCGGCTGCCAGTCGTGCAGGTAGGGCAGATAGACCTTTCCGTTGTGGTCCACGTACATGGAGACCTTTATCTGCATGGTGGGCGTGGGCTTGACGAAGCACATGGGTGCATTCTGCGGATGAGTGTCCATCAACCATATACAAATGGGAATGTAGTAGGTGTTATCTGATAGCGAAAAAGGGAGTACATTATCATTATCTTGGGGGGTtcgtaatataatatattacttTTGTAGACCACGGGAATAGTGCCCTGGATGGTGAACAATTCCTTGGAGCTGCCATCgttgaaaactgaaaataaggaaatatttatccCCAGTGGGATGCTGTTATCAGCTGACTCTTACCGAATCTCTGCAGGTCGTAGGTCAAGCTGCGATAGGAGGAGACCACATCCACCACGTCCTTCTTGGTGGCACCCACATATTTGTACTGCAATTAATCCATTATTAAAGCAAATTGCGTTGCGTGCAGAAGAAAGGAAAATGCGAAATCCCAGAGAATGGGAGGATGACTCATAGACGGGGGCCTCACCTTTGAGAGATACTTCGTTATTTGTGCCTCCTCGACCGCGGGCATGGTGTGTGGCAGACCAGTTCGGCTCGAATCGAAATCCTCCTCAAATTCTGCtcgaattttaatattttccgaGAGATCACGGGAAATTTGTTGAATGAAAACAAAGTGATAGTATGCAAAGCAGTGTGGTATTAAATTAGTATAATACTGAATTTTATCGAAAATATA
It contains:
- the TSG101 gene encoding tumor susceptibility gene 101 protein, producing the protein MPAVEEAQITKYLSKYKYVGATKKDVVDVVSSYRSLTYDLQRFVFNDGSSKELFTIQGTIPVVYKNNTYYIPICIWLMDTHPQNAPMCFVKPTPTMQIKVSMYVDHNGKVYLPYLHDWQPHSSDLLSLIQVMIVTFGDHPPVYSKPKEQIAAPYPTNSFMPQPGGPGGSNSFLPYPTAGGAGGGNFPPYPTGSNFGPYPPAGAGPAGPSGYPPYMNFPQPGGAGYPPAGGYNPSNPSSTGTITEEHIKASLISAVEDKLRRRIQEKVNQYQAEIETLNRTKQELVEGSSKIDTIISRLEREQVDLQKNISVLKDKEQELEKSLETLESAEAIDPDEAVTTTAPLYRQLLNAYADEAATEDAIYYLGEGLRGGVIDLETFLKHVRQLSRKQFILRATMQKCRQKAGLAG
- the kud gene encoding transmembrane protein 258 codes for the protein MDVMQRYVSPVNPAVFPHLATVLLVIGTFFTAWFFIFVVSRKSAKESTLIKELLISLCASIFLGFGIVFLLLTVGIYV
- the LOC108059187 gene encoding uncharacterized protein; this translates as MMTCILSRCLRVLHRRLGHFNHCTLALATLDLVCIVCLLHYQLVQHGRDLFFWREELDQRLVEYLLSGIVLMASVSVLGSCVDGFIISALVRREMSRYDLPRQHFEERYRRFVFMRLVRQLELALKEQTKQSELGQMMPLANLSEAHQLIREAIDEFRTAVRILLWPNRSDLLAEAFVLFHISESQLTDLALQGYKLNDVEGVDMSNARLSLMLNPPWY